A region of Bradyrhizobium sp. SZCCHNS1050 DNA encodes the following proteins:
- a CDS encoding molybdopterin-dependent oxidoreductase, translating to MSVIVDGKEVDAAPRPGQCLRTFLRDTGHFGVKKGCDAGDCGACTVLLDGEPVHSCLIPAFRADGKAVTTVEGLATDDGLHPMQQAFLDAQAFQCGFCTAGMIVTCASLNQAQKKDLGAALKGNLCRCTGYRAIEDALLGHVHVEQVTAGEAFGRSLPAPAGPDVVRGRARYTFDTTVEGLLHVKLARSPHAHARIVGIDKRSALAVPGVHAVLTHEDAPAALFSTARHEQAWMDPADTRVLDDVVRFIGQKVAAVVAETEAAAEEACRCLVVDYEILPAVVDPADAIEPGAPVIHAGRGSAHRIADVARNIVAETHGEFGDVAAALASAAATYEGTFTTQRVQHAALETHGGLAWLDEKGVLTVRSSTQVPFLTKRALCEIFDLAPDNVRVFCERVGGGFGGKQEMFVEDILALAALKTKRPVKLEFTREEQFIATSTRHPMRVTVKAGADKDGKLTALQLDVLSNTGAYGNHAGPVLFHACAESISVYNCPNKKVDGLAVYTNTVPAGAYRGYGLPQTTFAVEAAIDELARQLGIDAFEMRRRNIVRLGDAMLAPPASEPSDVLYGSYGLDQCLDLVERAMAEATPTPELAAEWLKGDGIALTMIDTVPPDGHIADATVSLRDDGGFVLTVGTAEFGNGTSTVHRQIAATVLGTTVDRITLKQSDTAHGGHDTGAYGSTGTFVAGRATQAAAEALAETIKRFAADRWNVAPGACVIADDAITCGAHRLAFAELANASGSPLTASGSSQGTPRSVAFNVQGFRVAVNKGTGEIRILKSVQAADAGRVANPMQCRGQVEGGVAQALGAALYEEIVIDDMGRVINPRFRDYHLPSYADVPRTEVLFADTHDTIGPLGAKSMSESPYNPVAAALGNALRAATGIRFAVVPFKPDRLLPQLQEKFGE from the coding sequence ATGAGCGTGATCGTCGATGGCAAGGAGGTCGATGCTGCCCCGCGCCCCGGGCAATGCCTGCGGACCTTTCTGCGCGACACCGGCCATTTCGGCGTCAAGAAGGGCTGCGACGCCGGCGATTGCGGTGCCTGCACTGTGCTGCTCGACGGCGAACCGGTGCACAGCTGCCTGATCCCTGCCTTTCGTGCCGATGGCAAGGCGGTCACGACTGTCGAAGGCCTCGCGACCGATGACGGCCTGCATCCGATGCAGCAGGCCTTCCTCGATGCGCAGGCGTTCCAATGCGGCTTCTGCACCGCCGGCATGATCGTCACCTGCGCCTCGTTGAACCAGGCGCAGAAGAAGGATCTCGGCGCGGCGCTGAAGGGCAATCTGTGCCGCTGCACCGGCTATCGCGCCATCGAGGACGCGCTGCTCGGCCACGTTCATGTCGAGCAGGTCACAGCCGGCGAAGCCTTCGGACGCAGCCTGCCCGCCCCCGCCGGCCCCGACGTCGTACGCGGCCGGGCGCGCTATACCTTCGACACGACGGTCGAAGGCCTGCTGCACGTCAAGCTCGCGCGCTCGCCGCACGCGCATGCGCGCATCGTCGGCATCGACAAGAGGTCTGCGCTGGCCGTGCCCGGCGTGCATGCGGTGCTGACGCACGAGGATGCGCCGGCGGCTCTGTTCTCCACCGCGCGCCATGAGCAGGCGTGGATGGATCCGGCCGACACCCGCGTGCTCGACGATGTCGTGCGCTTCATCGGCCAGAAGGTCGCGGCCGTCGTCGCCGAGACCGAGGCAGCGGCCGAAGAGGCCTGTCGGTGTCTCGTCGTCGACTACGAGATCCTGCCTGCCGTGGTCGATCCCGCTGACGCGATCGAGCCCGGCGCGCCGGTCATTCACGCCGGCCGTGGCAGCGCGCATCGCATCGCGGACGTCGCCCGCAACATCGTCGCCGAGACCCATGGCGAGTTCGGCGACGTCGCCGCCGCGCTCGCGTCCGCCGCCGCGACCTATGAAGGCACCTTCACCACCCAGCGCGTGCAGCATGCGGCGCTGGAAACGCACGGCGGTCTCGCTTGGCTCGACGAGAAGGGCGTGCTCACCGTCCGTTCCAGCACGCAGGTGCCGTTCCTGACGAAACGGGCGCTGTGCGAGATCTTCGACCTCGCGCCCGATAATGTCCGCGTGTTCTGCGAGCGCGTCGGCGGCGGCTTCGGCGGCAAGCAGGAGATGTTCGTCGAGGACATCCTCGCGCTCGCCGCGCTGAAGACAAAGCGCCCCGTGAAGCTCGAATTCACCAGAGAGGAGCAGTTCATCGCGACCTCGACGCGGCATCCGATGCGCGTCACGGTCAAGGCCGGCGCCGACAAGGATGGCAAGCTGACCGCGCTGCAGCTCGATGTTCTTTCCAACACCGGCGCCTACGGCAATCATGCCGGGCCCGTGCTGTTCCATGCCTGCGCCGAGTCGATCTCGGTCTACAATTGTCCCAACAAGAAGGTCGACGGCCTCGCCGTCTACACCAACACGGTGCCGGCCGGCGCCTATCGGGGCTACGGCCTGCCGCAAACCACCTTCGCGGTCGAAGCCGCGATCGACGAGCTCGCGCGGCAGCTCGGCATCGACGCTTTCGAGATGCGACGCCGCAACATCGTCAGGCTGGGCGATGCCATGCTGGCGCCGCCGGCATCGGAGCCCAGCGACGTGCTGTACGGCTCCTACGGGCTCGACCAGTGCCTTGATCTGGTCGAGCGCGCGATGGCCGAGGCCACGCCGACGCCGGAGCTGGCGGCCGAGTGGCTGAAGGGCGATGGCATCGCGCTGACGATGATCGACACCGTGCCGCCCGATGGCCATATCGCCGATGCCACCGTCAGCCTGCGCGACGACGGCGGCTTCGTGCTCACCGTCGGCACCGCCGAATTCGGCAACGGCACCAGCACCGTCCATCGCCAGATCGCCGCGACCGTGCTCGGCACCACCGTCGATCGCATCACGCTGAAGCAGTCCGACACGGCGCATGGCGGCCACGACACCGGCGCCTATGGCTCGACAGGCACCTTCGTCGCGGGACGCGCGACCCAGGCTGCGGCCGAGGCGCTGGCCGAGACGATCAAGCGGTTCGCTGCCGACAGGTGGAACGTCGCTCCCGGCGCCTGCGTGATCGCCGATGATGCAATCACCTGCGGCGCACACCGTCTCGCTTTCGCCGAGCTCGCGAACGCCAGCGGATCGCCGCTCACCGCGAGCGGCAGTTCGCAGGGCACGCCGCGCTCGGTCGCGTTCAACGTCCAGGGCTTTCGCGTCGCTGTGAACAAGGGGACCGGCGAGATCAGGATCCTCAAGAGCGTGCAGGCCGCGGATGCCGGCCGGGTCGCCAATCCGATGCAGTGCCGGGGCCAGGTCGAGGGCGGCGTGGCCCAAGCGCTCGGTGCCGCGCTGTACGAGGAGATCGTGATCGACGACATGGGCCGCGTGATCAATCCGCGCTTCCGCGACTATCACCTGCCGTCCTATGCCGACGTGCCGCGCACCGAGGTGCTGTTTGCCGACACCCACGACACGATCGGCCCATTGGGGGCGAAGTCGATGAGCGAGAGCCCCTATAATCCGGTCGCCGCCGCGCTCGGCAACGCGCTGCGCGCTGCGACCGGCATCCGCTTCGCGGTCGTGCCATTCAAGCCGGACCGGCTGCTTCCGCAGTTGCAGGAGAAATTCGGCGAATGA
- a CDS encoding FAD binding domain-containing protein, which translates to MDLNTITAVVRPRTRAELPSWQAGDAWLAGGTWLFSEPQPRLSRLIDLHDLAWPSLSISDQGLCIAATCSVADLDALPCPAEWIAAPLIDRCCRAFLASFKIWKTATVGGNLCMSLPAGPMISLLAALEGVCTIWKNDGSEQRIQVTDFVTGNNSNVLAPGDLLRQIDVPLAALKRRTAFRQIALTPVGRSGALLIGTSGRSGDLLLTVTGSTIKPQQLRFATMPDPTELRAGILGSIPDASYHDDVHGRPAWRKAMTLRLAEEIRAELAGFRP; encoded by the coding sequence ATGGATCTGAACACCATCACGGCGGTCGTGCGCCCGAGGACGCGGGCCGAGCTGCCCAGCTGGCAGGCAGGCGATGCCTGGCTGGCCGGCGGCACGTGGCTTTTCTCGGAACCGCAGCCGCGCCTGTCGCGGCTGATCGATCTCCACGATCTCGCCTGGCCGTCTCTCAGCATCAGCGATCAGGGCCTGTGCATCGCCGCGACCTGCAGCGTCGCCGATCTGGACGCGCTGCCCTGCCCGGCCGAGTGGATCGCGGCGCCGCTGATCGATCGATGCTGCCGCGCGTTCCTCGCTTCGTTCAAGATCTGGAAGACGGCGACCGTGGGCGGCAATCTCTGCATGTCGCTGCCAGCCGGGCCGATGATCTCGCTGCTCGCCGCGCTCGAGGGCGTCTGCACGATCTGGAAGAACGACGGCAGCGAGCAGCGCATCCAGGTCACCGACTTCGTCACCGGAAACAACAGCAACGTGCTCGCGCCTGGAGATCTGCTGCGCCAGATCGACGTTCCGCTGGCCGCGCTGAAGCGCCGCACTGCCTTCCGCCAGATCGCCCTCACCCCGGTCGGACGCTCCGGCGCGCTGCTGATCGGCACCTCGGGCCGCAGCGGCGACCTGCTGCTCACGGTAACCGGATCGACTATCAAGCCGCAGCAGCTGCGCTTTGCCACGATGCCCGACCCAACCGAATTGCGCGCCGGCATTCTCGGCAGCATCCCAGACGCGTCGTATCATGATGATGTTCATGGCAGGCCCGCCTGGCGCAAGGCGATGACTCTGCGCCTCGCCGAGGAGATCCGCGCCGAGCTCGCGGGCTTCAGGCCATGA
- a CDS encoding 8-oxoguanine deaminase, which produces MSTTPIWIKDPLAILAEGAARGVVVKDGRIAELVPAGAEPATADAAIYDASGHVVIPGLINTHHHFYQTLTRALPAAMDRELFPWLKALYPIWAKLTPEALDAAVTVAMAELMLSGCTTTTDHHYVFPAGLEDAVGIEVAAAKRLGIRVLLTRGSMNLSERDGGLPPDSVVQDEDTILADSERVVATYHERGPDAMVQIALAPCSPFSVTGSLMQKTADLADKLDVRLHTHLAETEDENRFCEAMFGCRPLDYLEKHGWLGPRTWLAHGIFFNAEEMKRLGKAKTAITHCACSNQLLASGCCPVCEMEEAGVGIGLGVDGSASNDGSNLMQEVRAAFLLQRARYGVGRISHKDALRWATKGSAACVGRPELGEIAVGKAADLALFKLDELRFSGSGDPIAALVLCGAHRADRVMVGGRWTVIDGAIPGLDVGGLIDRHSAAAKAMRGG; this is translated from the coding sequence ATGAGCACGACGCCGATCTGGATCAAGGACCCGCTCGCCATTCTCGCCGAGGGTGCTGCGCGCGGTGTCGTCGTCAAGGACGGCCGCATCGCCGAGCTGGTGCCTGCCGGGGCCGAGCCGGCCACCGCTGATGCGGCGATCTATGATGCCAGCGGGCATGTCGTGATCCCCGGGCTGATCAACACCCATCATCACTTCTACCAGACGCTGACGCGCGCGCTGCCGGCTGCGATGGACCGCGAGCTGTTCCCCTGGCTGAAGGCGCTCTATCCGATCTGGGCAAAGCTGACGCCGGAGGCACTGGATGCGGCGGTCACGGTTGCGATGGCCGAGCTGATGCTGTCCGGCTGCACGACGACGACCGATCATCACTACGTGTTTCCGGCCGGCCTCGAGGACGCGGTCGGCATCGAGGTGGCGGCTGCGAAGCGGCTGGGCATTCGAGTGCTATTGACCCGCGGCTCGATGAACCTGTCCGAGCGCGACGGCGGACTGCCGCCGGACAGTGTGGTGCAGGACGAGGATACGATCCTCGCCGACAGCGAGCGCGTGGTCGCGACCTATCACGAGCGCGGGCCGGATGCGATGGTGCAGATCGCGCTGGCGCCGTGCTCGCCGTTTTCGGTCACGGGATCGCTGATGCAGAAGACGGCCGATCTCGCCGACAAGCTCGACGTGCGGCTGCATACCCATCTCGCGGAGACCGAGGACGAGAACCGCTTCTGCGAGGCGATGTTCGGCTGCCGTCCGCTCGACTATCTGGAGAAGCATGGCTGGCTCGGACCGCGAACCTGGCTGGCGCACGGCATCTTCTTCAATGCCGAGGAGATGAAACGGCTCGGCAAGGCCAAGACCGCGATCACTCACTGCGCCTGCTCGAACCAGTTGCTCGCATCCGGCTGCTGCCCGGTGTGCGAGATGGAGGAGGCGGGCGTCGGGATCGGCCTCGGCGTCGACGGCTCGGCGTCGAACGACGGCTCAAACCTGATGCAGGAGGTGCGTGCCGCGTTCCTGCTGCAGCGGGCGCGCTACGGCGTTGGCCGGATCAGCCACAAGGATGCGCTGCGCTGGGCGACGAAGGGCTCGGCCGCCTGCGTCGGCCGGCCGGAGCTCGGCGAGATCGCGGTCGGCAAGGCCGCCGACCTCGCGCTGTTCAAGCTCGACGAGCTGCGCTTCTCGGGTTCAGGGGATCCGATCGCGGCGCTGGTGCTGTGCGGCGCGCACCGCGCCGACCGCGTGATGGTCGGCGGCCGCTGGACCGTGATCGACGGCGCCATTCCGGGGCTGGACGTCGGCGGGCTGATCGATCGGCACAGCGCGGCCGCCAAGGCCATGCGGGGAGGGTGA
- a CDS encoding BMP family ABC transporter substrate-binding protein, which translates to MMKRLLGAAAALVLAGSIAGVAHAADKLKVGFIYLGPIGDLGWTYQHELARQALVKELGDKIETTYLENVPEGPDAERAIEQLVRAGNKLIFTTSFGYMDPTLKVAKKYPNVHFEHATGYKRDKNMSTYSARWYQGRYIQGIIAGKMSKAGVLGYIGSFPIPEVISGINATIIGAQTVNPNIKVKIIWANTWFDPGKEADAAKALIDQGADIIMQHTDSPAAMQIAAERGKLAFGQDSEMIKFGPKAQLTSILDTWGPYYIARVKAELDGTWKSEDTWGGLDSKMFEMAPYTNMPDDVKKLAEETQAAITAGKLHPFKCPVLGQDGKEIECKGGDHLADGQILGMNFYVKGVDDKVPGK; encoded by the coding sequence ATGATGAAAAGGCTTCTGGGGGCTGCCGCCGCGCTGGTGCTGGCGGGAAGCATTGCCGGCGTGGCGCACGCCGCCGACAAGCTGAAGGTCGGCTTCATCTATCTCGGACCGATCGGCGACCTCGGCTGGACCTATCAGCATGAGCTCGCGCGCCAGGCGCTGGTGAAGGAGCTCGGTGACAAGATCGAGACGACCTATCTGGAGAACGTACCGGAAGGCCCGGACGCCGAGCGCGCCATCGAGCAGTTGGTCCGCGCCGGCAACAAGCTGATCTTCACGACCTCGTTCGGCTACATGGATCCGACCCTGAAGGTCGCCAAGAAGTATCCCAACGTGCATTTCGAGCACGCCACCGGATACAAGCGCGACAAGAACATGTCGACCTATTCGGCGCGCTGGTATCAGGGCCGCTACATCCAGGGCATCATCGCCGGCAAGATGTCGAAGGCCGGCGTGCTCGGCTATATCGGCTCGTTCCCGATCCCGGAGGTCATTTCGGGCATCAACGCCACCATCATCGGCGCGCAGACGGTCAATCCGAACATCAAGGTCAAGATCATCTGGGCCAACACCTGGTTCGACCCGGGCAAGGAAGCCGACGCCGCCAAGGCACTGATCGACCAGGGCGCCGACATCATCATGCAGCACACCGACAGCCCGGCTGCCATGCAGATCGCAGCCGAGCGCGGCAAGCTCGCCTTCGGCCAGGACTCCGAAATGATCAAGTTCGGCCCCAAGGCGCAGCTCACCTCGATCCTCGACACCTGGGGCCCCTACTACATCGCGCGCGTCAAGGCCGAGCTCGACGGCACCTGGAAGTCGGAGGACACCTGGGGCGGCCTCGATTCCAAGATGTTCGAGATGGCGCCCTATACCAACATGCCCGATGACGTGAAGAAGCTGGCCGAGGAGACCCAGGCCGCGATCACCGCCGGCAAGCTGCACCCGTTCAAGTGCCCGGTGCTCGGCCAGGACGGCAAGGAGATCGAGTGCAAGGGCGGCGACCATCTCGCCGACGGCCAGATCCTCGGCATGAACTTCTACGTCAAGGGCGTCGACGACAAGGTGCCGGGCAAGTAG
- a CDS encoding ABC transporter permease produces the protein MVLVEAIILSVLAASTPLLLAATGELVTERSGVLNLGVEGMMIVGAACGFGGAWLSGSIIVGALCGIVAGMLMSLIFAFMTLGLAVNQVATGLALTILGTGLSGLIGARFVGERISTAPHLSIPGLSDIPLVGRIAFGEDAFVYLSLVLIIAVWWFLYRTRAGLVLRACGDNHVSAHALGYPVLRIRLLAVLFGGGCAGLAGAYLPLAYTPFFIPGMTAGRGWIALALVVFASWRPGRLVIGAYLFGAVTILQLHAQGAGVGIPSQFMSALPYLATVIVLVLLSRARTGGSTAPAALGTVFVPDR, from the coding sequence GTGGTGCTGGTTGAAGCAATCATCCTGTCGGTGCTCGCCGCATCGACGCCGCTGCTGCTGGCGGCCACCGGCGAGCTGGTCACCGAGCGCTCGGGCGTCCTCAACCTCGGCGTCGAGGGCATGATGATCGTCGGCGCGGCCTGCGGCTTCGGCGGGGCCTGGCTGTCCGGCTCGATCATCGTCGGCGCGCTGTGCGGCATCGTCGCCGGCATGCTGATGTCGCTGATCTTCGCGTTCATGACCCTCGGCCTCGCCGTGAACCAGGTGGCGACGGGCCTCGCGCTGACCATTCTCGGCACCGGTCTGTCCGGCCTGATCGGCGCGCGCTTTGTCGGCGAACGCATCAGCACCGCGCCGCACCTTTCCATTCCCGGCCTCAGCGACATCCCGCTGGTCGGCCGTATCGCGTTCGGCGAGGATGCGTTCGTCTATCTGTCGCTCGTCTTGATCATCGCCGTCTGGTGGTTCCTGTACCGCACCCGTGCCGGCCTGGTGCTGCGCGCCTGCGGCGACAACCATGTCTCCGCCCACGCGCTCGGCTATCCCGTGCTGCGCATCCGTTTGCTCGCGGTGCTGTTCGGCGGCGGCTGCGCCGGGCTCGCCGGCGCCTATCTGCCGCTGGCTTATACGCCGTTCTTCATCCCCGGCATGACCGCGGGGCGCGGCTGGATCGCGCTGGCGCTGGTCGTGTTCGCATCCTGGCGACCGGGCCGCCTTGTCATCGGCGCCTACCTGTTCGGTGCGGTGACGATCCTGCAGCTGCATGCGCAGGGCGCCGGCGTCGGCATCCCCTCGCAGTTCATGTCGGCGCTGCCGTACCTCGCCACCGTGATCGTTCTGGTGCTGCTGTCGCGCGCCCGCACCGGCGGCTCCACCGCGCCGGCAGCGCTGGGGACGGTGTTCGTGCCGGATCGCTGA
- a CDS encoding ABC transporter permease, which yields MQLVLEKRAERSRTIALVSPLIAIGLTLVTMSVLFAVLGKNPITALGVYFIAPLTDGYSLQEIAVKATPLVMIAIGLSLCYLANAWNIGAEGQFLIGAVAGSWIAVKTQGTEAGHWVLPAMLVAGAAAGALYALIPALCRVKFGASEILISLMLVYVADLLLDYLVRGPWRDPAGFNFPTTAEFDPVATVPVLIEGGRLHLGSIIALIVVAGAFVLLERTIKGFEIRVVGVAPRAARFGGFNANQLILLTFAVSGALAGLAGIIEVAGPIGHLQPGISPGYGFTAIIVAFLGRLNPVGIFIAGLFLALTFIGGEQAQITMKIPLDVTKVFQGILLFYVLACDSLILYRFKLVFAARQVQSGAG from the coding sequence ATGCAGCTCGTGCTTGAGAAGCGCGCCGAGCGTTCGCGCACCATCGCGCTGGTTTCGCCGCTGATCGCGATCGGACTGACGCTGGTGACCATGAGCGTGCTGTTCGCCGTGCTCGGCAAGAACCCGATCACCGCGCTCGGCGTCTACTTCATCGCGCCGCTCACCGACGGCTATTCTCTGCAGGAGATCGCGGTGAAGGCCACGCCGCTGGTCATGATCGCGATCGGCTTGTCGCTGTGCTACCTCGCCAACGCCTGGAACATCGGTGCCGAGGGCCAGTTCCTGATCGGGGCCGTTGCCGGCAGCTGGATCGCGGTGAAGACGCAAGGCACCGAAGCGGGACACTGGGTGCTGCCGGCGATGCTGGTCGCAGGCGCCGCAGCCGGCGCGCTCTATGCGCTGATCCCGGCGCTGTGCCGCGTCAAGTTCGGCGCCAGCGAGATCCTCATCAGCCTGATGCTGGTCTATGTCGCCGATCTCCTGCTCGACTATCTCGTTCGCGGCCCCTGGCGCGATCCCGCCGGCTTCAACTTCCCCACCACGGCGGAGTTCGATCCGGTCGCCACCGTGCCGGTGCTGATCGAGGGCGGACGCCTGCATCTCGGCAGCATCATCGCACTGATTGTTGTTGCCGGCGCCTTCGTGCTGCTCGAGCGCACCATCAAGGGGTTCGAGATCCGAGTCGTGGGCGTGGCGCCGCGTGCGGCACGGTTCGGCGGCTTCAATGCGAACCAGCTCATCCTTCTGACGTTCGCCGTGTCGGGCGCATTGGCCGGTCTCGCAGGGATCATCGAGGTGGCGGGACCCATCGGACATCTGCAGCCTGGCATCTCGCCGGGCTATGGCTTCACCGCGATCATCGTGGCCTTCCTCGGACGGCTCAATCCGGTTGGAATATTCATTGCAGGGCTTTTTCTCGCATTGACGTTCATTGGCGGCGAGCAGGCCCAGATCACGATGAAGATTCCGCTCGATGTGACCAAGGTGTTCCAGGGCATCCTGCTGTTCTACGTGCTCGCCTGCGACTCGCTCATCCTCTACCGTTTCAAGCTCGTCTTCGCCGCGCGGCAGGTGCAAAGTGGTGCTGGTTGA